In Brassica rapa cultivar Chiifu-401-42 chromosome A06, CAAS_Brap_v3.01, whole genome shotgun sequence, a single window of DNA contains:
- the LOC103848107 gene encoding aspartic proteinase-like protein 2 encodes MESRIKFCVAVAVFIIVTEIASCHFVFEVQHKFAGKGKNLAHFKSHDTRRHSRMLASVDLPLGGDSRVDSVGLYFTKIKLGTPPKEYHVQVDTGSDILWINCSPCPKCPSKTNLGFSLSLYDVNASSTSKKVGCDDDFCSFISNSDSCQPDLGCSYHIVYADQSTSEGNFIRDNLSLDQVTGNLLTGPLAQEVVFGCGSDQSGQLGKSESAVDGVMGFGQANTSVLSQLAAAGDAKRVFSHCLDNVKGGGIFAIGVVDSPAVKTTPMVPNQMHYNVMLMEMDVDGASLDLPPSIVRKGGTIIDSGTTLAYLPQALYDSLIETITSRQSVKLHIVEETFQCFTFTKDVNQAFPPVNFHFEDSLKLTVYPHDYLFSLESEMYCFGWQVGGMTTEDRSEVILLGDMVLSNKLVVYDLENEVIGWTDHNCSSSIKVKDGSGGVFSVGADNLSSAPPLLLIGKLLAILSTFVAVAFN; translated from the exons ATGGAATCGAGGATAAAGTTTTGTGTTGCGGTGGCAGTTTTCATAATTGTGACTGAAATTGCGTCATGCCATTTCGTGTTTGAGGTACAACACAAATTCGCAGGGAAGGGGAAGAATCTTGCTCACTTCAAGTCTCATGATACACGACGCCACTCTCGCATGCTCGCGTCCGTTGATCTTCCTCTGGGCGGGGACAGCCGCGTAGATTCTGTCGG ATTATACTTCACTAAAATCAAGCTCGGAACGCCACCAAAGGAATATCATGTTCAAGTTGATACAGGAAGTGATATACTATGGATCAACTGCTCTCCCTGTCCAAAATGTCCATCCAAAACGAATTTGGGT TTTAGTTTATCATTATATGACGTGAACGCTTCCTCGACCTCTAAGAAGGTTGGCTGTGACGATGATTTTTGCTCTTTTATATCGAATTCGGACAGCTGTCAACCCGATCTTGGATGTAGCTATCATATTGTCTATGCGGACCAAAGTACAAGTGAGGGGAACTTTATAAGAGACAACTTATCACTCGACCAAGTTACTGGAAATCTTCTAACCGGACCACTTGCGCAAGAAGTTGTATTTGG GTGTGGGAGTGATCAGTCTGGACAACTTGGGAAATCCGAGTCAGCAGTTGATGGCGTTATGGGATTTGGACAAGCAAATACCTCTGTCCTTTCACAACTTGCTGCCGCTGGTGATGCGAAAAGAGTTTTTTCCCATTGCTTGGATAATGTCAAAGGAGGTGGGATTTTTGCTATTGGTGTAGTGGACTCTCCAGCAGTTAAAACGACCCCTATGGTACCTAATCA GATGCATTACAATGTTATGTTGATGGAAATGGATGTGGATGGTGCTTCTCTTGATCTTCCACCAAGTATTGTCAGGAAAGGAGGGACCATTATCGACAGTGGTACAACTTTGGCTTACTTACCACAGGCTCTATACGATTCCCTAATAGAAACT ATTACTTCTCGTCAATCAGTGAAGCTTCACATAGTAGAAGAAACCTTCCAATGTTTCACCTTCACTAAAGA TGTGAATCAGGCCTTCCCACCAGTAAACTTTCATTTTGAGGACTCTCTCAAACTGACCGTTTATCCCCATGATTATCTTTTCTCACTTGAG TCAGAAATGTATTGCTTTGGTTGGCAAGTTGGTGGAATGACAACTGAGGATAGATCAGAAGTGATTCTCTTGGGAG ATATGGTGCTCTCGAACAAGTTAGTTGTATACGATCTGGAGAACGAGGTGATTGGATGGACAGATCATAATT GTTCATCAAGTATCAAAGTAAAAGACGGATCAGGAGGAGTATTCTCGGTCGGAGCAGACAATCTCTCATCAGCTCCTCCTCTGTTGCTGATCGGAAAGCTTCTTGCAATTTTGTCAACATTCGTCGCAGTGGCTTTTAATTAG